DNA sequence from the Nitrosopumilus sp. genome:
GGAATTTTCTTTCCACCTGCGACAATTATTGGAACAGGACATGATTGGACTACTTTTTCAAAATTATCACAATAGTAGGTTTTTACTATATGTGCTCCTTGTTCTGCTGCAACACGACATGCTAATGAAAGGTATCGTGCATCTTTCCCAAGTTCCTTGCCAACAGCAGTGACTGCCAAGACAGGCAATCCATATTTTTCAGCTTCACCAACTAATTTTCCAAGATTTACAACAGTTTGATATTCATATTTTGAGCCAACAAAAATAGACATTGCAAGAGCACTTGCATTAAGTCTGATTGCATCTTCAATAGATACGGTAATGTCTTCTTGAGATAAATCTTCACCAATAATACTTGAACCTCCAGAGACTCTCAAAACCATAGGAGTGTCAGTAGTGGCAGAAACGGATGTTCTTTGAACACCTCTTGTAACCATTAACGAATCACAGTGTTTTAAGAGAGGAGCAATGACTTTTTTTGGATTTTCAAGTTTTTCAGTAGGACCAAGAAAATACCCATGATCTACAGCCAACATTAGTGCACGATTATTTTGTGGTTTAATGATACTAGAAATTCTATTTTTTAATCCCCAATCCAAATCTCTTCGTTTTTGAAAGAAGAAAAATCCCTTCTTAAGCCTTTCTTATTTTGTTATGATAATTTTCATAGCATTTTCTCCTGTACGTGCATGATCAAATGCCTTTTGTGAATCAGAGATAGTGTAAGTATGAGTGATCAATTGTTTAACATCAATTTTAGAAGATTCTATCAAATCAAGAGCTTCTTTAGTGTCTAAATCAGATGCAGCATAGCTAGTTACCAAAGTAATTTCTTTAGAGTAGATTTTGCTCATATCTAAATTCAGCATGGCTCCTTTTGATGGAACACCAAACATCATTATTGCACCACCTTTTCGAACCATATCAATTGCATCATCTAACGCCTTAAGACTACTTGTAGCCACAATTGCAACATCAACGCCCTTACCGTCAGTATTATCCAAAATTTTTTGTTGTCTATTTTCATCCAATGATGATATAGATTCTGTAATATTGAATTTTTTAGCAAAATCTAATCTAAAATCATTTACATCAAAACAAAATATTTTTGCAAATTTTTTAGCATTTGCAAGCATCACATGCATCATTCCAGTAGGACCTACTCCAAAAATTGCGACAGAGTCTCCTTCAAAATATGAAAATTTATTCCAAGCTCGAACACAACACGCCAATGGCTCAATCATAGCAGCTTCTTCATAACTTAATGAATCAGAAATTTTTAAAACACCTCCATGGGAAACATTCCATTCAGGAACAACAAACTCTTCAGATAATCCACAAGGAGAAAGATTTGTTTCATAGTATTTTTTACACATTGTTTCATTACCATGATTACAAAAATGACAATCATAGCAAGGAACATGATGATGAGTGAATACCCTATCTCCTTTTTTAAATTCAGTTACACCAGAACCAACTTCCAATACAATTCCAGAAGGTTCATGACCTAAACGCATTGATGGTTGACCATATTGTCCAAAAACTTTTTCTAAATCAGAACCACAAATGCCACAAGCTTGCATTTGAACTAGAATGTCACCGG
Encoded proteins:
- the lsrF gene encoding 3-hydroxy-5-phosphonooxypentane-2,4-dione thiolase, which encodes MDWGLKNRISSIIKPQNNRALMLAVDHGYFLGPTEKLENPKKVIAPLLKHCDSLMVTRGVQRTSVSATTDTPMVLRVSGGSSIIGEDLSQEDITVSIEDAIRLNASALAMSIFVGSKYEYQTVVNLGKLVGEAEKYGLPVLAVTAVGKELGKDARYLSLACRVAAEQGAHIVKTYYCDNFEKVVQSCPVPIIVAGGKKIPERDALQLTYNAIKGGAVGVDMGRNIWQSEHPVSMIKAVRAIVHGNQNVDQAFKLYKKLVGEESKKKPNNPNQKKSNKQKKP
- a CDS encoding zinc-dependent dehydrogenase, translating into MKTASVKEPSTISVDETEKPSLTSGDILVQMQACGICGSDLEKVFGQYGQPSMRLGHEPSGIVLEVGSGVTEFKKGDRVFTHHHVPCYDCHFCNHGNETMCKKYYETNLSPCGLSEEFVVPEWNVSHGGVLKISDSLSYEEAAMIEPLACCVRAWNKFSYFEGDSVAIFGVGPTGMMHVMLANAKKFAKIFCFDVNDFRLDFAKKFNITESISSLDENRQQKILDNTDGKGVDVAIVATSSLKALDDAIDMVRKGGAIMMFGVPSKGAMLNLDMSKIYSKEITLVTSYAASDLDTKEALDLIESSKIDVKQLITHTYTISDSQKAFDHARTGENAMKIIITK